The Neoarius graeffei isolate fNeoGra1 chromosome 1, fNeoGra1.pri, whole genome shotgun sequence region TTCTCCTTAACCATAAGACAAATAGCACTCATAAAAGTTTAGGTTTTCAAGTTTGATAAGTTGTGCAATATGTTTGGTGAAACAGTCAGGACTAAAACCTTCTAAATCCCACTCAATATTTTAAATTGCTTTCAATTTTTACTATCATTATCAATGAACTATTTTTGATTGAGGCACCAAAGTGGAGGGGTAAACTCTCTTGAACTCTCCATTAAAGACTAATCCTCCCACAATATTTCAGTTCCTTAATGCAGAGGGGAAACTACGACATATATACACTCATCAGCCACAtttataggaacttgttcttgattctaagatccctgttcttagcTGGCAGGAGTTGAACCCAATGtgatctgctgttgcatgctgagatgcttttctgctcaccagagTTGTaaagagttattatatccttcctggcagcttgaaccaatctggcctgagtttcccaaaagcattgcagcacaaagataatcgttaaatggtagagcgagcagcacaatgaacactctctctcctagttaagatcctcttagcgttaagaggcttttgggaaacccacccctggccattttcttctgacctctcgtatcaccaaggcatttccacccacaaaactgtcgctcactcaatgtcttttgtttttcgcaccattctgtgtaaactctagagactgttgtgtgtgaaaaccccaagagatcagcattttctgaaatactcaaagcggttcatctggcaccaacacccatgccacagtgaaagtcacggagatcataatttttcccattctgatgtttgaactgaacattaactgaagctcttgatttatatctggatgattttatgcattgtgctgctgtcaagggattggctgattagatatcaGCATAAGACAGCAGGCATATGGGTGTACAGTAGTTGCTGTTTACAGTATTGGGCAATGCTGTCCACACCTAAGACTCAGACCCTCTTCAGTTGGTGTGTTGCATCTTAAGCTCTGGGATCTGGCAGATTTCTCCACCATACCAGATGCCATGCCGTCCTCTGGATGGACTTTTCCAGTGGCCAGTTTAAAGTCAACGGATGTAAAAGAGGGGAGGCTTCCATTTTTCTTTGCCAACATTTTCGACGCTTCTCCCACTGGTGATACTTCTTTGCTTTTTCGAGTGAAGGCTCTTCCCTTGTTACTGGTAGTGCTCTGATTATCCAGGAAAGGGTCGGAGCCACTACTGTGAGTCATGTTGAAGTATGTACACTTGGGTGTGGATGGCTTGGCCATGTCTTCCAGCTCAGAAGAGGATATGACAGCTAGTGGGGACTGTTTTCCCCTGCAAGGTATGTAGGGGGCATCCTCACTTGTGTTTTCTTGACCTGTGTCAACTGATGTTGTATCCACATTTTCATACATTCCCATTGGAACAGGAGGAGATTGACGAATGAGGTGATTTTCTTTAAGAAGCCACCTACCCTTATCTATCAGGATTCCTTCCTCAGAGTCATTCTTTGCATTAAAAGCTAGACAAGCTTGTGCAAACTCAGAATTCCCAAGAGAATCTGGAGAGTTGCTGTAGTCCTGCATAGTACTGCTAACCATGGAGTCAGGAAAAGAGCTAAGACTGTTGATGCTAGATATTGGTTTTGTGTCTGGATTAGGTTTCTTTGAACCATTATCCAGGGTTTTAACTTTTCTGTTGATTTTCTCAGAGCTTTGCTTCATGCTGCCTTGGTAAAAGAACAGTCTCTCTTCCGCATCCTCTCCACTGTCAGTTAAAAGGTCTGTCGAAACCTGTGCCAGGTCTTCTCCAATGTCTGATGTATCAGGCCTGTAATCAGAGAGGTCAGATGTGTTGGGGCTAGGAAGGCATCTCCTAGAATAATGATTGTCTTCATTACATTTAGACAAAGACATTGCTCTGTTTTTGCATCTGTCTGGCTCAAGTCGTAGACAGCCATTTGAATCGTATGTGAAAATCAGAGCAGAGGACATCAGAGCTAAGTTGACAAAATCCAGCAGCTGTTGGGGGAACACTGTAGGATGCACACAGTGACATTCGTGATCCATATCTGCTTCTTCTATTCCTGCAGAATCTACTGACTGGTCTTCATATTTTTCTTCACTTTTGCATGATTCCCTCCTCAGAAACTCTTTGATTGAAGGATCTTCCAAGTAGCAGTGGTGTGACTGAGTATCTAAGTCTTTGTCAGTATCTAAAGCATTGCTCTGCTTGTCGTCTTGTTCATCTGTTTCATCATCTTTCTCCTCAGCAGGTTGAGTCAGATTcttacaaacattttcctcctcCACTGTCTGGAGTTCAAGTTCAGCTACTGATTCTCGACCTTTATCAGACTCTGAGTGGTCTGAATGTTCACCTTCTTGATGCAACTGTTGAGGAGAGGATGGTTCTGCATCACAGTCTTCTTCCTCATCTGCTTCTTCAATATTCTCATTAGCATTATGAGCCTGCTTCTCAGAGACACTTTCCTCCTCTGATTCCTGAAGGTCACGTTCAGTTTCTGATTCTTGACATGTGCAAGATGCTGATTTGTAGTGGTTAAAGTGTTCATCCTCTTGATCAGACACTGAAGAACGGTGTGGTTCGGCAGCTGGATTTTCACATTCTGATGTGCTACACATTGTTTCTTCATGGTCATTTTTACTCTCAACTTCCTTTGGGCTATTATCATCATTACTGTGTGGATCATCTTCATCTGCACTAAAGACGGATGCCTCTGATCTATCTTTGTGTATTGCATTCTTTTCTTCTGTTTGGATACTGCCATTGTTTGGATGGTGTGCTTCTAGAGTCTCTGTGTCTGAAGCCACTGATATTACATCTGGCTGTTTAGGATGTTCCATGGTTTCACAGTAGGTGTCTTCCTCCTTTGAATTTATGCCACATCCTTCTAAACTATCTGTACAATCTTCCCTTTTACTGACAGTGTTATCAGTCACCTCAGAATTCGATTTGACATCTTTTGCCTGTGTCTCTGAAATGGGAGAAAGCAGTTCAGATTCAGATTGCATACAACTTACATTTTCTTGCCGTTCCACTTTGTCTTCCAGATTAGTTAGACTGTAATCTGGCATCTGAAATTCATCAACCTGGCTAGTCTCATCTTCTGTGTACTTTTCCTCAATTATCTGGACATTGTCCATCATCTCCTGTTTTTCCTCACCTAGATCAGCTTTGCTTGGTTCGTTATCTGCATACCTTTTCAGGTTTGTCTTGATATCATCCACAGTTTCATTTATATATGCAACTAGTCCTTTTTGTTTAATCACATCCTCAATTTGGACATTTTTCCCTATGTCTGATTCTTTCACAGCTAGCTCGTTACTCAGAAGTGCTGGCATACGGGAACTTAACTCGAGTAAATGCAATTCTTCAGATTCTTTGGATAAATCTGCAGCCTTAGTGTTTGTAATATCATCATATTTACTTTCCTTCTCCTCTAAatatcttctttctttctctaagaACCCCCCCAAATTGTCTTTCATAGTGGAAACATCGTTCTCACAAGTAATATTGGCGGTTTCGTTTTCATGATCAGAATGCTCCTTCGTGAGTTTTTCCTGATTGAAATTTGTCAAATCACATCTAACAAGTGAGGAAATCTCTCTGCGAAGATCATCACACATGTTAAGCTCATCCATTACCTCTCCAATACTGAAAACGTGCCCTTTATCTTCCCCTTCTGAGCTGACCTCAAGAGCAGACTCGTGCTCTGACTGTCTTGCTACCAGTGGAGGACTTCCTTTGATATCATTTTTCTTTTGGAAATCTCTCCAGCTCTTCTTTAACTGGGCAGAAGTTGAACTGTGGAGACTTGCCAGGCTGGCCTTAAGCTCTTTTTCATCCTCTATGCTGGCCAATTTTTGTAAGGATTGCATGACTTGGAGAGCCTCTGGATTGTTGCCGGAGTTATTAGCATTGGCAGAACCTGAGTCTTCGTTGGCAAAGTTGGCAATTCCATCTCTCAGTGTCATCACTGTCAGGAAGGAGAGAAGTGCCTTAGATGGAGAGCCAAAAACAGAGGCCAACACTGATGAGAAGTCAGGAAGGTTACTGGATTTCTTGTTCTTCTTCAAGGATGATAGATGAGAATGACTACAGGCTCTTCTGATCAAATAGACAGATAAACATAACTGCTCCAAAATTTGTTTCATACCGGATCTAGGGTTCAGCTGTGTGTTTGGTGATGTTTCACCCCCTGCATCTGGCAATTTGGGAACCAAGTCCTCTGAAGACTTATACTTTCTTGTGCCAATCTCCTGTTCAGCAGCGTCCATTTTCACACTTGGCATTGATTTACAGGATCTTCTCAGTTTCTGTGTCTCCATAAGTTCTCCCTCACAACTAATTTTCACAAGTTGTTGAGACACTGGTTTCTTGACAGTAGAACCTTTAACAGAGGCGCAGTGCTCCACCAAGCTATTGTTGTCTAATTCATTTCTCATTTCTGAAATTTCTGAGAAATCACTTTCAATCTGGAACCTAGCTCTAGATTCATGCACATTTAACTCATCCACATAGGGCACTGATTCAGGGTGAATTTGTTGTAGCCAGTTTTCCACATACTGGTGCACATTGCAGGGAGATGAATGGAGCACTGGCATAGAAATACTTTCACTCAACTCCTTGCTCGCTTTAGGAGATTTTATTATGCTGCCATTCACAGAACTTTGCTTTGCTAGAATCTTGGAAGGTGCTGAATGAGATGATGTGATAATGTCTAATTTTTCCTTAATGTGTGGCCTTAGGATGTCTGTATGACTTAAGTTTACATTTTGAGATGTGTCCCTTAACATGCTACTATTACATGTGTTTACCTTCTTAGGTGATTgaactttctttctctttttaacCTTCATTACATATTTGTCACTGTCTGTATAGCGCTGCGATTCTGGAGAATCACTGTTCTTTAGGccttttaaaaagtctgaaacacTACCTTTCTGCTTTTTGTCTCTTACAGTCCTTTTCGAAAGCACGTGTTTGTTTGACCGTTCAGATTTTTGTGCCATTTTTGTCTTCTTACTTAGAGCTCTTTTATTTTTAGAGTTGTCTTTAGTCGATGTATCCACTCCTTTGTCTGAGGCTTGATACACAGCTTGATTTTCATAGACGGTGAAGGAAGATGCTTTGTTGCTTCTTGTTTGTGAAAGGTCTGACTGGTCAGAAAGCAAAGATAAGAGTTCATGGTTCCTAGCATTCCCAGAACAAGAACTAGAAGATAGTTTGCAAAGATCAATGTCACAGTCATTGTTTGAAGATCGAGGCCTGGATTGAGTTGAGTCTGGCGTGTTGTGTCCTTGAGA contains the following coding sequences:
- the LOC132893162 gene encoding oxygen-regulated protein 1; its protein translation is MNTPPHHDPQQPDVFLRSMQTPPSKPLLTSKDSKRVCFYKSGDPQFSGHWVVINRRTFKTFDALLDALSNKVPLPFGVRTITTPKGTHAIRSLDGLQHGASYVCSDQRTVKPLNLDEIKQRHVPWNSTKPTSAGRQGRRGLIRNLVKKNEVGRMAKMTESSVTVKTPKRLVVFKNRDPNTKHIVVLQRRTAPTFEALLEYLSQMMQLPVIKLYTTDGRRVEGLPALILCSGVIVAAGNEPFQPANFNLQASTQLSHSVISESMGQTKTQPLPHDQQKSVSSGPRSRNFSLSSERYFVNQINSSLNGSYSEEHEVKRGSMVSMNNQALESEEMEKCDFMSSCMAEKDRLLLPSDDEIEKSFRVNQDGSMTVEMKVHLTIKQEEMIHWTTTVSRACVNSQGMATFFQPVSSCNSTDNKDNNNRKRESNIDSYDSKDENTQTYKPIRLNKEGENHCGSVTSEALEKPKPRFRRLPTPGPRCVRRKETSVENTKRLSQTEGEESTVSSPHTSMHQAESELFEGYRVVSHSSSSSPRPVPKPRKKNLKEAKYNKTCSSLSGMGEVLQLDNKGKEITETVKHMHQSQENYFGKTWADDDEEDRFEFMSQGHNTPDSTQSRPRSSNNDCDIDLCKLSSSSCSGNARNHELLSLLSDQSDLSQTRSNKASSFTVYENQAVYQASDKGVDTSTKDNSKNKRALSKKTKMAQKSERSNKHVLSKRTVRDKKQKGSVSDFLKGLKNSDSPESQRYTDSDKYVMKVKKRKKVQSPKKVNTCNSSMLRDTSQNVNLSHTDILRPHIKEKLDIITSSHSAPSKILAKQSSVNGSIIKSPKASKELSESISMPVLHSSPCNVHQYVENWLQQIHPESVPYVDELNVHESRARFQIESDFSEISEMRNELDNNSLVEHCASVKGSTVKKPVSQQLVKISCEGELMETQKLRRSCKSMPSVKMDAAEQEIGTRKYKSSEDLVPKLPDAGGETSPNTQLNPRSGMKQILEQLCLSVYLIRRACSHSHLSSLKKNKKSSNLPDFSSVLASVFGSPSKALLSFLTVMTLRDGIANFANEDSGSANANNSGNNPEALQVMQSLQKLASIEDEKELKASLASLHSSTSAQLKKSWRDFQKKNDIKGSPPLVARQSEHESALEVSSEGEDKGHVFSIGEVMDELNMCDDLRREISSLVRCDLTNFNQEKLTKEHSDHENETANITCENDVSTMKDNLGGFLEKERRYLEEKESKYDDITNTKAADLSKESEELHLLELSSRMPALLSNELAVKESDIGKNVQIEDVIKQKGLVAYINETVDDIKTNLKRYADNEPSKADLGEEKQEMMDNVQIIEEKYTEDETSQVDEFQMPDYSLTNLEDKVERQENVSCMQSESELLSPISETQAKDVKSNSEVTDNTVSKREDCTDSLEGCGINSKEEDTYCETMEHPKQPDVISVASDTETLEAHHPNNGSIQTEEKNAIHKDRSEASVFSADEDDPHSNDDNSPKEVESKNDHEETMCSTSECENPAAEPHRSSVSDQEDEHFNHYKSASCTCQESETERDLQESEEESVSEKQAHNANENIEEADEEEDCDAEPSSPQQLHQEGEHSDHSESDKGRESVAELELQTVEEENVCKNLTQPAEEKDDETDEQDDKQSNALDTDKDLDTQSHHCYLEDPSIKEFLRRESCKSEEKYEDQSVDSAGIEEADMDHECHCVHPTVFPQQLLDFVNLALMSSALIFTYDSNGCLRLEPDRCKNRAMSLSKCNEDNHYSRRCLPSPNTSDLSDYRPDTSDIGEDLAQVSTDLLTDSGEDAEERLFFYQGSMKQSSENINSLSSFPDSMVSSTMQDYSNSPDSLGNSEFAQACLAFNAKNDSEEGILIDKGRWLLKENHLIRQSPPVPMGMYENVDTTSVDTGQENTSEDAPYIPCRGKQSPLAVISSSELEDMAKPSTPKCTYFNMTHSSGSDPFLDNQSTTSNKGRAFTRKSKEVSPVGEASKMLAKKNGSLPSFTSVDFKLATGKVHPEDGMASGMVEKSARSQSLRCNTPTEEGLSLRCGQHCPIL